In Thiovibrio frasassiensis, one DNA window encodes the following:
- a CDS encoding Gfo/Idh/MocA family protein has protein sequence MQDELENDTAGRSDDSGSTHAVPPIQGFERELVDQETEKQWVPVSDRKIRVGIIGYGVCGFGADFSFQDHPNVTVTAVADLVPEQCAELARACRCQKMYATGEELIRDEAVEAVFIATDAPSHARLAIAALQAGKHVASAVPAVFGSLEDADALFAAARSAAGKYMMFETSYFHVNLYAMREMYRRGDLGKLIYAEGEYMHYLGTPLAAYGGWRAGLPPQWYPTHTNAYHMGVTGGSFTEVSCMGRPSPIPHMQAKNRYNNPFGTEIALFRTSEGSMARTAISWDIPGTGDETGRIWTEKGTFDRVFKGMDGKEAPLIKRPPLPPGVEPGGHNGSHGYLTNEFVEAILLDRKPLVDIAQSLNLTVAGIIAHQSAMRNGELLKIPQYVL, from the coding sequence ATGCAAGACGAGCTTGAGAACGATACGGCAGGACGATCCGATGATTCGGGATCGACCCACGCGGTTCCTCCGATTCAGGGATTTGAGAGGGAATTGGTTGATCAGGAAACCGAGAAGCAGTGGGTCCCGGTTTCCGATCGCAAGATCCGGGTGGGCATCATTGGCTATGGCGTGTGTGGATTCGGTGCGGATTTCTCTTTTCAGGATCACCCGAATGTAACGGTCACGGCGGTTGCCGATCTCGTGCCCGAGCAGTGCGCCGAATTGGCAAGAGCCTGTCGCTGTCAGAAGATGTACGCGACGGGCGAGGAACTTATCCGAGACGAGGCGGTGGAAGCTGTTTTCATTGCCACGGATGCACCCAGCCACGCGCGCCTCGCCATTGCGGCTCTCCAAGCTGGGAAGCACGTTGCCTCGGCCGTGCCGGCGGTTTTCGGGTCCCTGGAAGACGCTGATGCGCTTTTCGCTGCGGCAAGGAGCGCTGCTGGGAAGTACATGATGTTTGAGACCTCCTATTTCCATGTCAATCTCTACGCCATGCGCGAGATGTACAGGCGGGGCGATCTGGGCAAGCTGATTTACGCCGAGGGCGAGTATATGCATTACCTGGGAACACCTTTGGCCGCCTACGGGGGATGGCGGGCGGGCCTGCCGCCGCAATGGTATCCAACCCACACGAATGCTTATCACATGGGGGTTACAGGCGGTTCATTCACGGAAGTGTCGTGTATGGGCAGACCCAGTCCCATTCCACACATGCAGGCCAAGAACAGGTATAATAATCCGTTCGGCACCGAGATCGCGCTGTTCCGCACCAGTGAAGGAAGCATGGCCCGAACAGCGATCAGTTGGGACATCCCGGGTACCGGTGATGAAACGGGGCGAATCTGGACCGAGAAAGGAACTTTCGACCGTGTTTTCAAAGGGATGGATGGAAAGGAGGCACCATTGATCAAACGGCCGCCTCTGCCGCCGGGAGTCGAGCCCGGTGGCCACAACGGATCGCACGGCTATCTGACGAATGAGTTCGTAGAGGCCATCCTGCTGGACCGCAAGCCGCTTGTGGACATTGCCCAGTCATTGAACCTGACGGTGGCCGGCATTATCGCGCACCAGTCGGCGATGCGGAACGGGGAATTGCTGAAGATTCCCCAGTATGTTCTCTGA
- the tatC gene encoding twin-arginine translocase subunit TatC, which produces MSALAGHFSIHFRELRNRVLASFLAVLVATLIAYAFSEHLVRFLMAPLITGHPNLAKLVYTNLTEAFVSYLKISLLAGLIVGFPVCCYQLWMFIAPGLHSHERRMARTVVFWATSLFAGGVVFAYLVVMPEMLSFLLSFADDQLEPLLRLDAYLTFVARTSLAFGLAFEVPFLMVMAAKAGIVSKGYFVRQRKYFYIAILILSFLLTAGDVLSAILLAVPLFGLYEAGIIFSRPFKGKLKTEG; this is translated from the coding sequence ATGAGCGCGCTGGCCGGCCATTTTTCCATACATTTCCGGGAGCTGCGGAATCGGGTTTTGGCCTCTTTCCTGGCCGTTCTGGTGGCAACCCTCATTGCCTATGCCTTTTCCGAGCACCTCGTCCGTTTTCTGATGGCCCCCCTGATCACCGGCCACCCCAATCTGGCCAAACTCGTTTACACCAACCTCACCGAGGCCTTTGTCAGCTATCTGAAGATCTCGCTCCTGGCCGGGCTCATCGTCGGTTTTCCGGTTTGTTGTTATCAACTCTGGATGTTTATCGCTCCGGGCTTGCACAGCCATGAGCGGCGGATGGCGAGAACGGTGGTTTTCTGGGCCACCTCCCTGTTTGCCGGCGGGGTTGTCTTTGCCTATCTGGTGGTCATGCCGGAGATGCTCTCTTTTTTACTGAGCTTCGCCGATGATCAGCTTGAGCCTCTGCTCCGGCTTGATGCCTATCTGACCTTCGTGGCCCGGACCTCGCTCGCCTTCGGGTTGGCCTTTGAGGTGCCCTTTCTCATGGTCATGGCAGCCAAGGCAGGGATTGTGAGCAAGGGGTATTTTGTCCGGCAGCGGAAATATTTTTATATCGCCATCCTGATCCTTTCCTTTCTCCTGACCGCAGGCGATGTTTTGTCCGCCATCTTGCTTGCCGTACCGCTTTTCGGGCTGTACGAGGCAGGCATCATTTTCAGCCGGCCATTCAAGGGGAAGCTGAAGACTGAAGGCTGA
- the tatB gene encoding Sec-independent protein translocase protein TatB, producing MFGIGLPELILILGIALIVVGPDKLPEMAKSMAKMVLELKKTASSLKDSLNEEMKEELGQDPWQQRLGDAYPNLPSTSVPESDAVEVDAVTSPDANFAEIPAEPETKEETPAG from the coding sequence ATGTTTGGCATAGGGCTCCCTGAGTTGATCCTGATCCTGGGTATTGCGCTGATTGTGGTCGGCCCGGATAAACTCCCGGAAATGGCGAAGTCCATGGCCAAGATGGTCCTGGAGCTGAAAAAAACGGCCTCCTCTCTCAAGGATAGTTTGAACGAGGAGATGAAGGAAGAGCTGGGACAGGACCCTTGGCAGCAGAGGCTGGGAGATGCCTATCCCAATCTGCCCTCCACCTCGGTCCCGGAGTCGGACGCGGTGGAGGTTGATGCGGTGACGTCGCCTGACGCCAATTTTGCGGAGATACCTGCAGAACCCGAGACCAAAGAAGAGACGCCGGCAGGATGA
- a CDS encoding adenylosuccinate synthase, with protein MANVVIVGTQWGDEGKGKIVDLLTEHADFVVRFQGGNNAGHTLVVEGKKYVFHLIPSGILYENKMCFIGNGVVLDPGVLLEEMDKLAASGLPVNPQRLMISERAHLIMPYHRLLDSCSESALASGKKIGTTGRGIGPCYGDKILRKGIKAGDLLDAPSLMEKIRENLEEKNFLFSKKFNADPLAPEAVYDEYMQHADRLAPYIDNVSVALDNGRKAGKHILFEGAQGTQLDIDHGTYPFVTSSNTIAGNACTGSGFGPSHIDCVIGILKAYTTRVGEGPFPTELFDPTGDELQKKGGEFGATTGRKRRCGWLDGVIAREAVRLNGINGLAITKLDVLSGQPTLKLATSYEADGKTLNAMPGNIKTYAKMQPIYEDLAGWSEEITQARSVEDLPAKARDYVKRIEEFTETPAYILSVGPGREQTMLLNNPFQK; from the coding sequence ATGGCCAATGTGGTGATTGTCGGAACGCAATGGGGAGATGAAGGCAAGGGAAAAATCGTCGACCTGTTGACGGAGCACGCCGATTTCGTGGTGCGCTTTCAAGGCGGCAACAACGCCGGCCACACCCTGGTGGTGGAGGGCAAAAAGTACGTCTTCCACCTCATCCCCTCCGGCATCCTCTACGAGAACAAGATGTGCTTCATCGGCAACGGGGTGGTCCTCGACCCCGGCGTTTTGCTGGAAGAGATGGACAAGCTCGCGGCCAGCGGGTTGCCGGTTAACCCGCAGCGCTTGATGATCAGCGAGCGCGCCCACCTGATCATGCCCTACCACCGGCTGCTCGACTCCTGCAGCGAATCGGCCCTGGCCAGCGGCAAGAAGATCGGCACCACCGGGAGGGGCATCGGCCCTTGTTACGGCGATAAGATCCTCCGCAAGGGCATCAAGGCAGGAGATCTGCTGGACGCCCCCTCGCTCATGGAAAAAATCCGCGAAAACCTCGAGGAAAAGAACTTTCTTTTCAGCAAGAAATTCAACGCCGATCCGCTTGCCCCCGAAGCGGTGTACGACGAATACATGCAACACGCGGACCGGCTCGCACCCTATATCGATAACGTTTCCGTGGCCCTGGACAATGGGCGCAAGGCGGGCAAACACATCCTTTTTGAAGGCGCCCAAGGCACCCAGTTGGACATCGACCACGGCACCTACCCCTTTGTCACCTCATCGAACACCATCGCCGGCAACGCCTGTACCGGCAGCGGTTTCGGCCCTTCCCACATCGACTGCGTCATCGGTATCCTCAAGGCGTATACCACCCGAGTCGGCGAAGGCCCTTTCCCCACCGAACTGTTTGACCCCACCGGCGACGAGTTGCAGAAAAAAGGCGGGGAATTCGGTGCCACCACCGGCCGCAAGCGCCGCTGCGGTTGGCTGGACGGGGTTATTGCCCGCGAAGCCGTACGGCTCAACGGCATCAACGGTCTGGCCATCACCAAACTCGATGTCCTAAGCGGTCAGCCGACCCTGAAACTTGCCACCAGCTATGAAGCGGACGGCAAGACACTGAACGCCATGCCCGGCAATATCAAGACCTATGCCAAGATGCAGCCAATCTACGAGGACCTCGCCGGCTGGAGCGAAGAGATCACCCAGGCCCGCAGCGTCGAAGATCTGCCGGCCAAGGCCCGTGACTACGTGAAGCGCATCGAAGAGTTCACCGAGACCCCGGCCTACATTTTATCCGTGGGCCCGGGCCGCGAGCAGACCATGCTCCTCAACAACCCCTTCCAAAAATAA
- a CDS encoding AMP nucleosidase gives MSTELRPDSYARHTLERYTGSSVKDFGSHILLCNFHRYIDDFARITGNPVQRGHWSVVHDRKRDLSIINHGVGSPSAGIVMHCLSFLDDIKCVLMLGMCGGIDDVLEIGDIIIPTASIRDEGTSPHYLPKDVPALPSIHLNRICEQVITSELKMLPKSGILMTTDYRMWEFDPEFIEYIRKHRIMAIDMEIATLFAVGYALNVPTGAMMLVSDLPLKKGGIKSKDSAEEIFLTYTQEHLQMGLKVMETACLERKAPLG, from the coding sequence ATGAGCACAGAGCTGCGGCCCGACAGTTACGCCCGGCACACCCTGGAGCGCTACACCGGCTCCAGCGTCAAGGACTTCGGCTCCCACATTCTGCTCTGCAACTTCCACCGCTACATCGACGATTTTGCCCGCATCACCGGCAATCCGGTCCAACGCGGGCACTGGAGCGTGGTCCATGACCGCAAGCGGGACCTGAGCATCATCAACCACGGGGTCGGCTCCCCCTCGGCGGGCATTGTCATGCACTGCCTCTCCTTTCTCGATGATATCAAATGCGTACTCATGCTCGGCATGTGCGGCGGCATCGACGACGTACTGGAGATCGGCGACATCATCATTCCCACCGCCAGCATCCGGGACGAGGGCACCAGCCCGCATTATCTGCCCAAGGATGTCCCGGCCCTGCCCTCGATCCACCTCAACCGCATCTGCGAACAGGTCATCACCAGCGAACTGAAGATGCTCCCCAAATCAGGGATCCTGATGACCACCGACTACCGGATGTGGGAGTTTGACCCCGAATTCATCGAATACATCCGCAAACACCGGATCATGGCCATCGACATGGAGATCGCCACCCTGTTCGCGGTGGGCTATGCCCTCAATGTCCCCACCGGCGCCATGATGCTGGTCTCGGACCTGCCCCTGAAAAAAGGGGGGATCAAGAGCAAGGACAGCGCCGAGGAGATCTTTCTCACCTACACCCAGGAACACCTGCAGATGGGACTCAAGGTCATGGAAACCGCCTGCCTGGAAAGAAAAGCCCCGCTCGGTTGA
- a CDS encoding glycoside hydrolase family 30 protein, which translates to MSRQIVHISLTAKDTPARLSEQPPVFFEASRPDTPTITIDPRKRFQKMEGFGGAFTEAAAVTWQKLPAEKQAEVMRAYFDPENGLGYSMGRTHINSCDFALGNYAHDAVDGDFALQHFSLARDRAAIVPMLKEALRLSGGLKLFASPWSPPAWMKTNKQMNGGGRLLPECRDVWARYYCRYIREYEKEGIPFWGLTVQNEPEASQSWDSCLYSAEEERDFVRDYLGPTLRKEGLDHLKLMIWDHNRDGIYERARVVYDDPQAAQYVWGAAFHWYMGDHFDNLTALHEAFPDKRLLFSEGCQEGGPHTGEWTVGERYGRSLINDLNRWTVAWVDWNLMLDASGGPNHVGNYCSAPILVDTQAGLPLYQSSFYYLGHFSRYIRPGAERILHAGTTDALETTAFLNPDGVIAVVVMNRTEQAVPFTLRYHDRAARTISPPHSIMTLRFANFSG; encoded by the coding sequence ATGTCCCGTCAGATCGTCCACATCTCGCTGACCGCCAAAGACACCCCAGCCCGCCTGAGCGAACAGCCCCCCGTGTTTTTTGAAGCATCACGACCGGATACCCCCACCATCACCATCGATCCGCGCAAGCGCTTCCAGAAGATGGAAGGCTTCGGCGGAGCATTCACCGAAGCGGCTGCCGTTACCTGGCAAAAACTCCCTGCGGAAAAGCAAGCCGAAGTCATGCGGGCATACTTCGACCCGGAAAATGGCCTGGGGTATAGCATGGGGCGGACGCATATCAACAGTTGCGATTTCGCCCTGGGAAATTACGCCCATGATGCAGTGGATGGCGACTTTGCCCTGCAACACTTTTCCCTTGCCCGTGACCGGGCCGCTATTGTGCCCATGCTCAAGGAGGCCCTGCGTCTCAGCGGCGGCTTGAAGCTGTTCGCTTCCCCCTGGAGCCCGCCGGCCTGGATGAAGACGAACAAGCAGATGAATGGCGGCGGCCGATTACTCCCGGAATGCCGTGATGTCTGGGCGCGATACTATTGCCGCTACATTCGGGAATATGAAAAAGAAGGCATCCCCTTCTGGGGCCTTACCGTCCAGAATGAACCGGAAGCGAGCCAATCCTGGGATTCCTGCCTGTACTCCGCCGAGGAAGAGCGCGATTTTGTCCGCGATTATCTGGGGCCGACCTTACGGAAAGAGGGGCTGGACCATCTCAAGCTGATGATTTGGGACCACAACCGTGATGGGATCTACGAGCGCGCCAGAGTGGTGTACGATGACCCCCAGGCTGCGCAATACGTTTGGGGTGCGGCTTTTCACTGGTATATGGGGGATCATTTCGACAATCTGACCGCCTTGCACGAAGCCTTTCCGGACAAACGACTGCTCTTCAGCGAAGGGTGCCAGGAAGGCGGCCCGCACACGGGCGAATGGACCGTGGGCGAGCGCTACGGGCGTTCGCTCATCAATGACCTGAACCGTTGGACCGTGGCCTGGGTGGATTGGAATCTCATGCTGGATGCGAGCGGCGGCCCCAATCATGTCGGCAATTATTGCAGCGCGCCCATCCTGGTGGATACCCAGGCAGGCCTGCCCCTGTATCAAAGTTCCTTCTACTATCTCGGCCATTTCTCCCGCTACATCCGCCCCGGCGCCGAACGCATCCTGCACGCCGGCACGACCGATGCACTCGAGACAACCGCCTTCCTCAATCCGGATGGGGTAATCGCCGTCGTGGTGATGAATCGCACGGAGCAAGCGGTGCCCTTTACGCTGCGATACCACGATCGGGCTGCCCGCACGATCAGTCCGCCCCATTCCATCATGACCTTACGGTTTGCCAATTTTTCCGGATAA
- a CDS encoding ABC transporter ATP-binding protein/permease has product MPKSLDFLVEFLRLSKLFWSSKQKLKIRGTTFLLALLTVMQMILAVVVTQWSAALFNALEQHSMRGLITQIGVLAIIFVADMAVTGSHLAIKRNLQIYWRDWLTDHVISRWMHDGRHYLISHLPGEHDNPDGRIAEDCRVASESAVALGHSLFYCILLLIGFSQVLWARSGVVTLEVGAWQLPIYGHLVWIAVIYTALASWLGWRVSLPLTAATNARQSAEADFRASLLEAQENSQAIALIHANSYERHLFRELFCKLRTVWNTQTTAWRNIQIFSTGYASLNMAFPILISAPRYILGMISLGAMMQAAQAFQQMVGALSWPVGNVGGIAEWRASVERVLSLLKVLDNVDEQLARPDHWIQVRNSERPVLALRNLSIAKYEGPTLTKNINMEIGEGEHVLITGNPYTGAKLFRAIAGVRPWGSGVIELPSQGRLFFMPPRPHLPTGSLRNAICYPTSRRVFSQEQLEQALRLVGLEHLIDQLDQQDNWTHTLARGEQQLLGMVRLLLNRPQWIFLQEAFDSLDPREEERMLRLISEQLPDSTLLAISHLPNGEAFYARRLAL; this is encoded by the coding sequence ATGCCTAAATCCCTCGATTTTCTCGTTGAATTTCTTCGCCTGTCGAAGCTGTTTTGGTCCTCGAAGCAAAAACTGAAAATTCGGGGCACCACCTTCCTCCTGGCGCTCCTGACCGTGATGCAAATGATCCTGGCGGTGGTGGTGACGCAATGGAGCGCCGCGTTGTTCAACGCCTTGGAGCAGCACTCCATGCGCGGCCTTATCACCCAGATCGGCGTACTGGCGATCATCTTTGTCGCCGACATGGCCGTGACCGGATCGCACCTGGCCATCAAGCGCAACCTGCAGATCTATTGGCGCGACTGGCTGACGGACCATGTCATCTCCCGCTGGATGCATGATGGCCGCCACTATCTGATCTCCCATCTCCCGGGCGAACACGACAACCCGGATGGGCGTATTGCCGAGGATTGCCGCGTCGCCAGCGAGTCGGCGGTCGCCTTGGGCCACTCGCTGTTTTACTGCATTTTGCTGCTGATCGGCTTCTCGCAGGTGCTCTGGGCCCGCTCCGGGGTGGTGACGCTCGAAGTGGGCGCATGGCAACTCCCCATTTACGGGCATCTGGTCTGGATCGCGGTCATCTATACGGCGTTGGCCTCCTGGCTTGGCTGGCGGGTGAGTCTGCCCCTGACCGCGGCCACCAACGCCCGGCAGTCGGCGGAGGCGGACTTCCGCGCCAGCCTGCTGGAGGCGCAGGAAAACAGCCAGGCCATCGCGCTGATCCATGCCAACAGCTATGAACGGCATCTTTTTCGTGAGCTGTTCTGCAAGCTCCGCACGGTATGGAACACGCAAACCACGGCATGGCGAAATATTCAAATCTTCAGTACCGGCTATGCCTCATTGAACATGGCCTTTCCGATCCTGATCTCCGCCCCCCGTTACATCCTGGGGATGATCTCCCTGGGGGCAATGATGCAAGCCGCCCAGGCGTTCCAGCAGATGGTCGGCGCCCTCTCCTGGCCGGTCGGCAACGTAGGGGGAATCGCGGAATGGCGTGCCTCGGTGGAACGCGTTCTGAGTCTTCTCAAGGTGTTGGATAATGTGGACGAGCAGCTGGCACGACCGGATCACTGGATTCAGGTGAGAAACTCCGAGCGGCCGGTGTTGGCCCTCCGCAACCTCAGCATCGCCAAATACGAGGGGCCGACATTGACCAAGAACATCAATATGGAGATCGGCGAGGGCGAACATGTGCTGATCACCGGCAACCCTTACACCGGGGCAAAGCTGTTTCGCGCCATTGCCGGGGTAAGGCCCTGGGGCAGCGGCGTCATCGAACTCCCCAGCCAAGGCCGCCTCTTTTTCATGCCGCCTCGACCGCATCTTCCCACCGGCTCCCTGCGCAACGCCATATGTTACCCAACCTCCCGCCGGGTTTTCAGCCAGGAACAACTCGAACAGGCGCTGCGTTTGGTGGGCCTTGAACACCTGATCGACCAACTCGATCAACAGGACAATTGGACCCACACCCTGGCCCGGGGAGAGCAACAACTCCTGGGCATGGTGCGCCTGCTGCTCAACCGGCCCCAGTGGATTTTCCTGCAGGAGGCCTTCGACTCCCTGGACCCCCGAGAAGAGGAACGGATGCTGCGCCTGATCTCCGAACAGCTCCCCGATTCCACGCTGCTTGCGATTTCCCATCTGCCAAACGGCGAGGCTTTCTATGCACGACGCCTGGCCCTGTGA
- a CDS encoding glycoside hydrolase family 5 protein, translating into MTTKTVHESGSKLRGVNLGGWLVLEKWITPSLFEGLNATDETSYCVELGEAEATRRLHQHWNTFITRDDFAWLKSAGINAVRLPVGHWLFGKDYPYHRSYQEARYPFVEGGLAIVDKVFEWAGEFGLRVVLDLHAAPGCQNGFDNGGILDVCEWHTSEEYIEHSLALLERLAERYGDQPTLHGIETLNEPRWDIPTELLKRFNLEAYQRIRRHCPPERVTVVFHDGFRSFREYAGFLLEPEFRNVAIDIHRYQCFMDYDTSLDIFGHLRKSAVDWRDEADEIIRESGYQVYCGEWSLGLDLKMVSLWAEGPFNHALEEMDLFQMSAAYRGYASAQVLTFEKYAGWFFWTYRTETAPEWCYRDCVDQGFFPNMGQPEQFSGIRGTLERAKQP; encoded by the coding sequence ATGACTACCAAAACTGTGCACGAATCCGGCAGCAAACTGCGCGGCGTCAATCTCGGCGGCTGGCTGGTGTTGGAAAAATGGATCACCCCGAGTCTATTCGAGGGGCTGAACGCCACCGACGAAACATCCTACTGCGTCGAGCTGGGCGAGGCCGAGGCAACCCGACGCCTGCACCAGCACTGGAACACCTTCATCACCCGCGACGACTTCGCTTGGCTGAAAAGTGCCGGCATCAATGCCGTGCGGTTGCCGGTCGGCCACTGGCTCTTCGGCAAGGACTATCCCTACCACCGCAGCTATCAGGAGGCGCGCTATCCCTTTGTGGAAGGGGGGCTTGCCATCGTCGACAAGGTCTTTGAGTGGGCCGGGGAGTTCGGCCTGCGGGTGGTTCTCGACCTCCATGCCGCGCCGGGATGCCAGAACGGCTTTGACAACGGCGGCATCCTCGACGTTTGCGAGTGGCACACCAGCGAGGAATACATCGAACACTCCCTGGCTCTGCTGGAACGGTTGGCCGAGCGGTACGGAGATCAGCCAACGCTGCACGGCATTGAGACGCTCAATGAACCGCGCTGGGATATCCCCACCGAGCTGTTGAAGCGCTTCAACCTCGAGGCCTACCAACGCATCCGCCGCCACTGCCCGCCCGAGCGGGTGACGGTGGTGTTCCACGACGGCTTCCGCAGCTTCCGGGAGTATGCAGGGTTTCTCCTGGAGCCGGAGTTTCGCAACGTGGCCATCGATATCCACCGCTATCAATGCTTTATGGATTACGACACCAGCCTGGACATCTTCGGTCACCTCCGTAAGTCCGCCGTGGACTGGCGCGACGAAGCGGACGAGATCATCCGCGAGTCGGGCTATCAGGTGTATTGCGGGGAATGGAGCCTGGGGCTCGATCTGAAGATGGTCTCCCTCTGGGCGGAGGGGCCGTTCAATCATGCCCTGGAGGAAATGGATCTCTTTCAGATGTCGGCGGCCTATCGCGGCTACGCCTCGGCCCAAGTGCTGACCTTCGAAAAATACGCCGGCTGGTTCTTCTGGACTTACCGGACCGAGACTGCTCCGGAATGGTGCTATCGCGACTGCGTGGATCAAGGATTCTTTCCCAATATGGGGCAGCCGGAGCAGTTTTCTGGCATCCGAGGAACCCTGGAACGGGCCAAGCAGCCATAA
- a CDS encoding endonuclease/exonuclease/phosphatase family protein, whose protein sequence is MIKVMSFNIRVGLADDGENHWDRRKSFALERIHAFGPDLIGLQECLDTEQAEFVRANLPDYHFFGVHRGGPGGTALEMAPLLFRRSPFHLLDTGCFWLSETPEISGSMSWQSNYPRTVSWARLSCRRTGSVLTYVNTHFDYEPTAIEGDARALRQWLDQIRQDTALIVTGDFNADKDSNAYRLLTGDGTLIDALRQIQPNEEDEATFHGYGRQEEMAAIDWILVSDHFRVLDAQIDRSRQGNLFPSDHYPITAVLDWKA, encoded by the coding sequence ATGATCAAGGTGATGAGCTTCAACATCCGTGTCGGCCTGGCCGACGACGGCGAGAACCACTGGGACCGCCGCAAGTCCTTTGCCCTGGAAAGAATCCACGCCTTCGGGCCCGACCTCATCGGCCTCCAGGAATGCCTGGATACCGAGCAGGCCGAGTTTGTCCGCGCCAACCTGCCGGACTACCATTTCTTCGGCGTCCATCGGGGCGGCCCCGGAGGCACGGCGCTGGAGATGGCACCCCTGCTCTTTCGCCGCTCACCCTTCCACCTGCTCGATACGGGATGCTTCTGGCTGAGTGAAACCCCGGAGATTTCCGGCAGCATGAGTTGGCAAAGCAACTATCCACGAACGGTGAGCTGGGCCAGACTCTCCTGCCGGCGGACCGGGTCGGTGCTCACCTACGTCAACACCCATTTCGACTACGAACCAACGGCCATCGAGGGAGACGCCCGCGCCCTGCGCCAATGGCTCGACCAGATCCGCCAGGATACCGCGCTCATCGTGACCGGCGATTTCAATGCCGACAAGGATTCAAACGCATACCGCCTGCTGACCGGCGATGGAACGCTGATCGACGCATTACGGCAAATCCAGCCAAACGAGGAAGATGAGGCCACCTTTCATGGTTATGGGAGACAGGAGGAAATGGCAGCCATTGACTGGATTCTGGTCTCCGACCATTTCCGGGTCCTTGATGCACAGATCGACCGTTCCCGCCAAGGCAACCTCTTCCCCTCGGATCATTACCCCATAACGGCAGTGCTCGACTGGAAGGCTTAG
- a CDS encoding FlgO family outer membrane protein has product MKSLKIFAYPGLSLLCGCLLFLGGCVPQANTGGTASVVTPDFFGVGEELALQLTSGMRGAGGGQRLILTTVVDLDNLYTTTRFGRTLTEALSTSLFRHGFGVVEIRKSAELLIRDNRGELMLTRDAKLLAKQQKAAAILTGTYSLTPTTVILNLKLLDAGSQQVLSVAGLELQRSRNINHLLAAGGGVLGDSLLSAYER; this is encoded by the coding sequence ATGAAAAGCTTGAAAATCTTTGCTTATCCAGGACTGTCCCTCTTGTGTGGGTGTCTGCTGTTTTTGGGCGGCTGCGTGCCCCAGGCGAATACCGGCGGCACCGCCTCGGTGGTCACTCCTGATTTTTTCGGGGTGGGGGAGGAGTTGGCCCTGCAGTTGACCTCCGGGATGCGGGGCGCCGGGGGGGGGCAGCGGCTGATCCTGACCACGGTGGTTGATCTCGACAATTTGTACACCACCACCCGTTTCGGCCGGACCCTGACCGAAGCCCTGTCCACCAGTCTGTTTCGCCACGGCTTCGGCGTGGTGGAGATCCGCAAGTCCGCCGAGTTGCTCATCCGGGACAACCGGGGGGAGTTGATGCTCACCCGGGACGCCAAGCTTCTCGCCAAGCAGCAAAAGGCGGCGGCCATTCTCACCGGCACCTATTCGTTGACCCCGACCACGGTGATCCTCAACCTCAAGCTGCTCGATGCCGGCTCCCAGCAGGTGCTTTCCGTGGCAGGGCTTGAGTTGCAGCGCAGCCGCAATATCAATCATTTGCTCGCGGCAGGAGGCGGCGTCCTTGGTGATTCCCTGCTTTCTGCCTACGAGCGTTGA